A single genomic interval of Halomonas sp. GT harbors:
- a CDS encoding DUF1007 family protein, whose protein sequence is MVLAVGVSGALSSSPVMAHPHGWVDLSVRVITNDEGDATGLHQTWRMDPFYSLVVFEELQQVQGSNLQEGLDQLGSDIRDNLSQQHYFTEVRVNGEPQALGEVSEYTALERDGRLTFMFILPLATPQPLAGRMLEYQIFDPTYYIEVVHEEEEGAPSEQALILNGEPDCRLSVLPADPDPELVMQAALLDVDETGEPGLGRHFAETGRIECD, encoded by the coding sequence ATAGTGTTGGCAGTCGGTGTTAGCGGCGCGTTAAGCAGCAGTCCTGTGATGGCTCACCCCCATGGCTGGGTCGATCTCAGCGTGAGGGTGATAACAAACGATGAGGGGGACGCGACAGGGCTTCATCAAACATGGCGAATGGACCCTTTTTACAGTTTGGTAGTGTTCGAAGAGTTACAGCAGGTTCAAGGTAGCAACCTGCAAGAAGGACTTGACCAGCTAGGCAGCGACATCCGCGATAACCTGTCGCAGCAGCACTACTTTACGGAGGTTCGTGTGAATGGCGAACCGCAAGCGCTGGGTGAGGTGTCTGAGTACACGGCGTTGGAGCGTGATGGTCGCTTAACCTTTATGTTTATTCTGCCGTTAGCAACGCCTCAGCCATTGGCTGGGCGAATGCTGGAGTATCAGATCTTTGACCCAACCTACTATATCGAAGTGGTGCACGAAGAAGAGGAAGGGGCGCCCTCTGAGCAGGCGCTGATTCTTAATGGTGAGCCCGACTGCCGTTTAAGCGTGTTACCTGCTGATCCTGATCCCGAGCTCGTTATGCAGGCCGCGCTGTTAGATGTGGATGAAACGGGAGAACCAGGTTTGGGCCGCCATTTTGCAGAAACGGGGCGAATTGAATGCGACTAG
- a CDS encoding glycerate kinase, whose product MNVLLCPDSFKDALSAEQAASAMADGIQRAVPTATIHLCPLADGGEGSLDALIAATNAERRQLTVQDALGRPRQASWGWLSEQRTAFIELAEASGLQHLSLHQRNALHTSTYGVGELFHAALDAGATKALLFLGGSATNDAGAGMLQALGAKLLDRHGNSLPPGGAALQQLATLDLSTLDPRLNSLEVEAAVDVDNPLLGSHGASAVFGPQKGASPDDVTTLDRAIGHFADLSAQLLSRDERELAGAGAAGGMGFAARCFLNATLTPGIEMIMQQAKLPNLLPDIDLVITGEGRLDGQSLSGKTPIGVARTAKRHGKPVIVLAGSLGEGWQACLEEGVTAAFALADGPMPLEDALPRTAELLADRCESIARFWLAR is encoded by the coding sequence ATGAATGTTCTGCTTTGCCCCGATAGTTTTAAAGATGCGCTTAGTGCTGAACAAGCAGCAAGCGCCATGGCCGATGGTATTCAACGGGCTGTGCCAACCGCCACGATCCACCTTTGCCCGCTTGCTGATGGCGGTGAAGGCAGTTTAGATGCGCTTATAGCCGCTACCAATGCCGAGCGACGTCAACTTACGGTACAAGATGCCTTGGGGCGGCCGCGGCAAGCATCCTGGGGCTGGCTTAGCGAGCAGCGTACCGCGTTTATCGAACTAGCAGAAGCCAGTGGGCTGCAGCATCTATCCCTTCACCAACGTAATGCCCTACATACCTCCACGTATGGCGTCGGAGAGTTATTTCACGCGGCGCTTGATGCTGGTGCCACGAAGGCACTGCTTTTTTTAGGTGGCAGTGCCACCAATGATGCAGGTGCAGGCATGCTCCAAGCACTAGGAGCCAAGCTATTAGATAGGCACGGCAACTCGCTCCCTCCTGGTGGCGCAGCACTCCAGCAGCTGGCAACGCTCGACCTTTCCACGCTAGATCCGCGTTTAAACAGCCTAGAGGTTGAAGCCGCCGTGGATGTAGATAACCCACTACTGGGATCACACGGGGCGAGCGCTGTTTTTGGCCCGCAAAAAGGCGCATCACCCGACGATGTCACCACGCTTGACCGCGCAATTGGCCATTTTGCTGACTTGAGCGCCCAACTACTGAGTCGCGATGAGAGAGAATTAGCAGGTGCGGGGGCTGCGGGCGGGATGGGATTTGCCGCTCGCTGTTTTCTGAACGCCACCCTCACGCCGGGCATTGAGATGATCATGCAACAGGCCAAGCTACCTAACCTGCTTCCTGATATTGACTTAGTGATTACCGGAGAAGGTCGCTTAGATGGTCAAAGCCTTTCAGGTAAAACGCCTATTGGTGTTGCCCGTACTGCCAAACGCCATGGCAAGCCGGTCATAGTGCTCGCTGGTAGCTTGGGTGAAGGGTGGCAAGCCTGTCTAGAAGAGGGAGTTACTGCCGCTTTTGCCCTTGCCGACGGCCCCATGCCCTTGGAGGATGCTTTACCACGCACCGCTGAGCTACTCGCTGACCGCTGCGAAAGTATTGCAAGATTTTGGCTCGCTCGATAA
- a CDS encoding Dps family protein: MSDTNSIGLHEGSASQLAEKLNHLLANYQIFYMNVRGYHWNVRGSDFFELHAKFEEFYTDLLTKVDEVAERILTLGHKPIHAYSDYVKISRIEEDKDVHDGQTCVKGVLTGYQTLIELQRELLAIASDADDEGTAAQAGDYIREQEKTVWMLNAYLSK, translated from the coding sequence ATGAGTGATACAAATAGCATTGGTTTACACGAAGGCAGCGCAAGCCAACTCGCTGAGAAACTTAATCACCTGCTGGCCAATTATCAGATTTTCTATATGAATGTTCGTGGCTATCACTGGAACGTTCGAGGTAGCGACTTCTTTGAGTTACACGCGAAATTTGAAGAGTTTTATACAGACTTGCTTACCAAAGTGGATGAAGTGGCAGAGCGTATTTTAACGTTAGGCCACAAGCCTATTCATGCGTATAGCGACTATGTGAAAATTTCGCGTATTGAAGAAGATAAAGACGTTCATGATGGTCAAACCTGCGTAAAAGGCGTACTTACAGGTTATCAAACACTGATTGAATTACAGCGAGAACTGCTGGCAATTGCGTCGGACGCTGACGATGAAGGCACCGCTGCACAAGCCGGTGACTATATTCGCGAGCAGGAAAAAACCGTGTGGATGCTCAACGCTTACCTGAGCAAATAA
- a CDS encoding aminoacyl-histidine dipeptidase encodes MNAHLEALKPRLVWQHFRTLCNTPRPSGHEAALVATLEAWADSQGLSHDRDDFGNLRICKPATPGCESAPGIVLQGHLDMVAQANAGHDHDFTRDPIQTYVKDGWLFANGTTLGADNGLGVAAILAVLEDPELTHGPLEALFTLEEETSMGGALNLAENWLEGALLLNLDSEDRGQVYIGCAGGADVVVNAQLPSTAIQENEQVISLALTGLKGGHSGMDIDKPLGNANRLLVRVLWALESFGARLISYQGGTLRNAIPREAFAQIALPADEADAALAMVETLADTLKAELGSGDSNMTLTAERVELADAEPLTRDATAMLLAALHAAPCGVERMSADVPGVVETSNNLGVLGVENGRFHLCALVRSLHDSATDAMAGRFQALFGLMGARVKVENGYPGWAPNPQSPLLAIFNTRHAALMGREPEVKVIHAGLECGILGSKYPHLDMISFGPLIRGAHSPDERVEIESVAEFWEMLRDFIETLANSR; translated from the coding sequence ATGAACGCACATCTAGAAGCCCTCAAGCCACGTTTAGTGTGGCAGCACTTTCGCACACTATGTAATACGCCGCGTCCTTCTGGCCACGAAGCCGCGCTGGTGGCGACGTTGGAGGCCTGGGCCGATTCCCAGGGCCTATCCCACGACCGTGATGATTTTGGCAATCTGCGCATTTGTAAGCCAGCCACGCCCGGCTGTGAAAGCGCGCCAGGCATCGTGCTGCAGGGCCATCTAGATATGGTGGCGCAAGCTAACGCAGGCCATGATCATGATTTTACCCGCGATCCTATTCAGACGTATGTAAAAGACGGTTGGCTATTTGCTAATGGCACCACACTAGGGGCTGATAATGGCCTTGGTGTCGCTGCGATTCTGGCAGTATTGGAAGACCCCGAGCTTACTCATGGCCCGTTAGAAGCGCTGTTTACGCTAGAGGAAGAGACCTCTATGGGGGGCGCGCTCAATCTTGCTGAAAATTGGTTGGAAGGGGCATTGCTGCTTAATTTAGACAGTGAAGATCGCGGCCAAGTCTATATCGGCTGCGCGGGAGGCGCTGATGTAGTAGTGAATGCGCAGCTCCCCAGCACGGCGATACAGGAAAATGAGCAGGTGATCTCGCTGGCACTGACGGGGCTGAAAGGCGGCCATTCGGGAATGGATATTGATAAGCCCCTGGGCAATGCGAACCGTTTGCTAGTCCGCGTATTGTGGGCATTAGAATCCTTTGGTGCGCGTTTGATTAGTTACCAGGGCGGCACACTGCGTAATGCCATCCCCCGCGAGGCGTTTGCCCAAATTGCCTTGCCTGCTGATGAGGCTGACGCCGCGTTGGCGATGGTGGAAACGCTTGCTGATACGCTGAAAGCTGAGCTGGGCAGTGGCGATAGCAATATGACACTTACTGCTGAGCGTGTGGAGCTGGCTGACGCTGAACCACTAACGCGGGACGCCACCGCGATGCTGCTGGCTGCGCTGCATGCGGCCCCTTGTGGGGTCGAACGCATGAGTGCTGACGTGCCGGGGGTAGTGGAAACCTCGAACAATTTAGGTGTATTAGGCGTGGAAAACGGACGTTTCCATCTTTGTGCACTGGTGCGCTCACTGCATGACAGCGCTACTGACGCGATGGCGGGACGTTTTCAGGCGCTGTTTGGGCTAATGGGCGCTAGAGTAAAAGTGGAAAATGGCTACCCAGGCTGGGCACCCAATCCACAAAGCCCTTTGCTTGCTATCTTTAACACTCGGCATGCTGCATTAATGGGCCGCGAACCCGAGGTTAAGGTGATTCATGCAGGCCTTGAATGTGGCATTTTAGGAAGTAAATACCCACATTTAGACATGATTTCGTTTGGCCCGCTGATTCGCGGCGCGCATTCGCCAGACGAACGAGTGGAAATTGAATCGGTAGCAGAGTTCTGGGAGATGTTGCGCGATTTCATTGAAACGTTGGCGAACTCTCGTTAG
- a CDS encoding GNAT family N-acetyltransferase translates to MRAGCRVDKPNAVIKQASALVHHASRLQRRRWRALVWLFGTPDEARQQAQRLWEARVWKAPLWVGAEHETPVAPCLPASKARTRLGAEHQLIVLDASGRQGLDPDALGALAGTVSAGGLLVIITPDNWGEQPDPDYARFADYPWRWDSLSAHYLKRLAFQLMGESTIVRWEVGGSLMLPRLEVRESHAAPFDDVDCLTADQARVVNALVKLKRRRPLVITADRGRGKSAALGIACARLLQKSVTQLVVTAPRLSSVESLFARVIALCPDGQRLSPARFELPSGSSLCFLAPDALNEQVHQARLGGSGSYLLVDEAAAIPAAMLAQWLAVFPRIAFATTVHGYEGSGRGFALRFREVLNRTAPQWRELQLDAPVRWSLGDPLEATVQTLLLLNAPLPEAHARTFCQTSSIALTQAQLAKQPELLAKLFGLLVQSHYRTTPSDLRQLLDGPGTAIRTIIASEEPQAVLVTREEGGFNTALAEQVARGERRPQGHLLAQSLAAHSGSREALTSRWRRVARIATHPERRREGVGRRLLEEDITNASQQGVALYGATFGAEASLLRFWLALGFAPVRLGITREAATGEYAIMVARALTSEGQAVLASLRDSFAASLITLLAFELATLPAPIVALLLPFLPRLPLSTTENQAVEDVAYAHRDPALARTALQALAKEASHWSLEQEAQIAHQQLIAWAFQNQPLAKAHGESVRLIRRATQQIIEQRTLFPSSPGG, encoded by the coding sequence ATGCGGGCAGGCTGTCGCGTTGACAAACCTAATGCTGTCATTAAACAAGCATCGGCCTTGGTTCACCATGCCTCCCGCTTGCAGCGCCGCCGCTGGCGAGCGTTAGTATGGCTATTTGGAACGCCTGATGAGGCTCGCCAGCAGGCGCAACGGTTGTGGGAAGCGAGAGTATGGAAGGCACCGCTGTGGGTAGGGGCTGAGCATGAGACGCCGGTGGCGCCATGTTTACCAGCCAGTAAAGCTCGCACGCGGCTAGGTGCTGAGCATCAGTTAATCGTCCTAGACGCCAGTGGTCGCCAGGGATTAGATCCGGATGCGCTAGGCGCATTAGCAGGAACCGTGAGTGCTGGCGGATTATTGGTGATCATCACGCCAGATAACTGGGGCGAACAGCCAGATCCTGATTATGCCCGCTTTGCCGATTACCCATGGCGCTGGGATTCACTGAGCGCTCATTACCTAAAACGGCTAGCATTTCAACTAATGGGTGAGAGTACTATTGTTCGCTGGGAGGTGGGCGGTAGCCTCATGCTGCCGAGGTTGGAGGTTCGTGAATCGCATGCAGCTCCGTTTGATGACGTAGACTGCTTGACGGCTGACCAGGCTCGTGTGGTGAATGCGCTAGTAAAACTCAAGCGTCGCCGACCATTGGTTATTACTGCCGATCGTGGGCGGGGTAAAAGCGCCGCACTGGGGATTGCTTGTGCTCGCCTGCTACAAAAAAGCGTGACGCAACTGGTGGTGACGGCACCTCGACTCAGCTCAGTGGAAAGCCTGTTTGCGCGAGTAATAGCACTATGCCCTGATGGTCAACGCCTCAGTCCCGCGCGGTTTGAACTGCCGAGCGGTAGCTCGCTGTGTTTTCTTGCGCCTGATGCGCTAAACGAACAGGTTCATCAGGCAAGGCTCGGGGGGAGCGGCAGCTATTTACTTGTCGACGAGGCGGCGGCAATTCCTGCGGCAATGTTAGCCCAATGGCTTGCTGTATTTCCACGTATCGCGTTTGCAACCACCGTGCATGGCTATGAAGGCTCAGGGCGCGGTTTTGCACTACGCTTTCGCGAGGTGCTCAATCGAACAGCCCCTCAATGGCGGGAGTTACAGTTAGATGCTCCTGTTCGCTGGTCATTGGGAGACCCTTTGGAAGCGACTGTCCAAACGCTGCTACTGCTCAACGCCCCGTTACCCGAAGCACACGCCCGTACTTTCTGTCAGACTTCCTCTATAGCGCTTACTCAGGCGCAGTTAGCCAAGCAGCCTGAGTTGTTAGCGAAACTGTTCGGTTTGCTGGTGCAGTCCCACTATCGCACCACGCCTAGTGACTTACGCCAACTGTTGGATGGCCCTGGCACGGCCATTCGCACAATTATCGCATCGGAAGAGCCACAGGCCGTTTTGGTGACTCGGGAAGAGGGCGGCTTCAATACTGCACTTGCTGAGCAAGTGGCTCGTGGTGAGCGACGCCCTCAAGGCCATCTACTAGCACAATCGTTGGCGGCTCATAGTGGTAGCCGTGAGGCGTTAACGTCTCGCTGGCGGCGGGTAGCGCGCATTGCTACTCATCCAGAGCGTCGACGTGAAGGGGTAGGACGTCGGTTGTTAGAGGAGGATATAACTAACGCTAGTCAACAGGGTGTCGCGCTTTACGGGGCGACCTTTGGTGCCGAAGCATCGCTGTTGCGTTTTTGGTTGGCGCTCGGGTTTGCGCCTGTTCGTTTAGGCATCACCCGGGAAGCGGCGACCGGCGAGTACGCCATTATGGTGGCGCGCGCGCTGACAAGCGAAGGGCAAGCAGTGCTAGCGTCGCTGCGTGATTCCTTTGCGGCCTCATTGATAACGCTATTGGCTTTTGAGTTAGCGACACTGCCTGCACCGATCGTCGCGTTACTGTTGCCGTTCTTGCCTCGTTTGCCGCTTAGCACCACTGAGAATCAGGCGGTGGAAGATGTGGCGTATGCGCACCGTGACCCTGCATTGGCAAGGACGGCGCTTCAGGCGCTGGCCAAAGAGGCCAGCCATTGGTCATTAGAGCAAGAGGCGCAAATAGCCCACCAGCAGTTGATCGCCTGGGCCTTCCAAAACCAGCCGTTAGCGAAGGCGCACGGTGAATCAGTGCGACTGATTCGTCGCGCGACTCAACAAATTATTGAACAGCGCACGCTTTTCCCCAGTAGCCCAGGCGGGTAA
- the dctP gene encoding TRAP transporter substrate-binding protein DctP: protein MKKMTKFALTSLAAGVAFAALTSTAQAQEQWTMTTTWPENLDLIKIDQHWADLVNQLAGDEVQINFRAGGTLMPGTEVFDATETGAIQASGDWPGYWAGLNPAFSPLATTTSLFNGVDYLNWIQQWGGFELYQEIYGQYNMVYLPYGITNNESGFMGRTPIESIADLEGKRLRLSGRDQGRVLEELGGSQVTLAGGEVYQAIERGVIDAGEFSTPGVDFNAGFAEVADYWATPGWHQSASVFGVMINKDAWDALSEETQAKLRTAAEATMAWSLSWSERESTDATRKFIDAGVTINQFSEEDLARIQEITNEVIVRGACEHPDHAKVYHSMITYLEDYAAWRDVTAPFNMSRTMDNLPSLEEIEACL from the coding sequence ATGAAAAAGATGACTAAATTCGCACTAACCAGCCTGGCCGCTGGTGTCGCTTTCGCCGCACTCACCTCTACCGCTCAAGCGCAAGAACAGTGGACAATGACCACGACCTGGCCCGAGAACCTTGACCTGATTAAGATTGATCAGCACTGGGCAGACCTTGTAAACCAACTCGCAGGTGACGAAGTACAAATTAACTTCCGCGCAGGTGGCACGTTAATGCCTGGCACTGAAGTATTCGATGCTACCGAAACCGGTGCTATCCAAGCTTCTGGCGATTGGCCAGGTTACTGGGCAGGTTTAAACCCAGCGTTCTCTCCACTTGCCACGACTACTAGCTTATTTAATGGCGTAGATTACTTGAACTGGATTCAGCAGTGGGGCGGTTTTGAGCTCTACCAAGAAATCTACGGTCAATACAATATGGTGTACTTGCCTTACGGTATCACCAATAACGAATCTGGCTTCATGGGTCGCACGCCAATTGAAAGCATCGCCGACCTTGAAGGTAAGCGCTTGCGACTATCGGGTCGCGACCAGGGACGCGTCCTCGAAGAACTAGGCGGTTCACAAGTTACGCTAGCCGGTGGCGAAGTGTATCAAGCGATTGAGCGCGGCGTGATCGACGCAGGTGAATTCTCTACTCCAGGTGTTGATTTTAACGCAGGTTTTGCTGAAGTTGCGGACTACTGGGCGACGCCTGGCTGGCACCAGTCGGCGAGCGTTTTCGGCGTTATGATCAACAAAGATGCTTGGGACGCCCTGTCTGAAGAGACTCAGGCGAAGCTAAGAACTGCCGCCGAAGCCACTATGGCATGGTCATTATCCTGGTCGGAGCGTGAATCCACCGACGCCACACGCAAGTTTATTGATGCAGGCGTCACCATTAACCAGTTCTCCGAGGAAGACCTGGCGCGTATCCAGGAAATCACCAACGAGGTGATCGTTCGCGGTGCTTGCGAACACCCAGATCATGCAAAAGTATATCACTCCATGATTACTTACCTAGAAGACTATGCGGCATGGCGTGATGTTACCGCGCCATTCAACATGAGCCGCACCATGGATAACCTGCCCTCACTGGAAGAGATCGAAGCCTGCCTATAA
- a CDS encoding TRAP transporter small permease subunit yields MNAIAKAIDAINELLGRIIAPLIAIITLIVLYDIVSRFFFGRPSDWAFDVTKMLFGAHFMLMAAYGLRHHAHVEVDVIKRLLSRKKQAVLDLLGYLIFFVPFIWLLLTYGWRFFERSFSRGETTYGMVSIPVYPVKGVIVVAAVLILLQAVAIVLRAIMQLREEKSA; encoded by the coding sequence ATGAATGCGATTGCCAAGGCGATCGATGCAATTAACGAGCTGCTGGGCCGCATCATCGCACCGTTAATTGCCATCATTACTCTGATAGTGCTTTACGACATCGTATCGCGCTTCTTCTTTGGCCGCCCTAGCGACTGGGCATTTGATGTCACCAAAATGTTGTTTGGCGCCCACTTTATGCTGATGGCCGCCTATGGATTACGCCACCATGCCCACGTGGAAGTCGACGTTATTAAACGCCTGCTATCACGTAAAAAGCAGGCCGTACTAGACCTGCTCGGCTACTTGATCTTCTTTGTGCCCTTCATTTGGCTGTTATTAACCTACGGATGGCGTTTTTTTGAGCGTTCGTTCAGTCGGGGCGAAACGACATACGGCATGGTCTCAATCCCTGTATATCCGGTGAAAGGCGTTATCGTAGTCGCCGCAGTGCTTATTCTGTTGCAGGCGGTTGCTATCGTTCTGCGCGCCATTATGCAACTGCGTGAGGAGAAATCCGCATGA
- a CDS encoding TRAP transporter large permease — protein MSAELLTLVMFGGLLVGLFMGHPLAFVLGGMAVIGAYFGPGINTLGIIINNVYGNAMDNYVLVAIPLFILMARFLNDSGVTEKMFDAMRLLLANLRGGLALTVVVVSVLLAATTGIVGASIAVMGMIALVPMLKYGYNKELSAGVIMASGCLGILIPPSIMLILMASYSPVSVGALFAGALIPGLMLGVMYALYVLVICWLKPSYGPRVPAAERAEVSTKQLLIMLGKYVVPPMSLILGVLGALFTGVATATEASAIGVFIAFLLFLIFGDRKLSTCYNTLIEAGKTTTMVMLVLVGATAFTGVFSIGGGMTVISDFVLAVPGGTVGALLLMLFLVFILGMFLDWTGIVLLSFPIMLPIISQMGVDVLWFVVMVAVVLQTSFLTPPFGYALFYLKGVAPPGVEIVDLYKAVVPFVAIILFACILMAIFPSLITGLPSLLVGYQ, from the coding sequence ATGAGTGCAGAACTACTGACGCTGGTGATGTTTGGCGGACTGTTAGTTGGCCTGTTTATGGGTCATCCGCTTGCTTTTGTATTGGGTGGCATGGCAGTCATCGGTGCTTATTTTGGGCCGGGCATTAACACCCTGGGTATCATCATTAACAACGTCTATGGCAACGCTATGGACAACTACGTACTAGTGGCTATACCACTGTTTATTCTGATGGCGCGCTTCCTTAACGACTCAGGCGTCACCGAAAAAATGTTCGATGCCATGCGGTTACTGCTGGCGAACCTTCGCGGTGGATTAGCGCTTACCGTGGTTGTTGTGTCTGTCTTACTTGCAGCCACCACCGGCATTGTCGGCGCGTCAATTGCCGTTATGGGTATGATTGCTTTAGTGCCAATGCTTAAGTATGGCTATAACAAAGAGCTGAGTGCAGGCGTCATCATGGCTAGCGGCTGCTTGGGCATTTTAATCCCCCCCAGCATTATGCTGATTTTGATGGCAAGCTACTCTCCTGTCTCAGTGGGCGCACTCTTTGCTGGTGCGTTAATACCCGGCCTGATGCTTGGGGTGATGTATGCCCTATACGTGCTGGTGATTTGCTGGCTCAAACCTAGCTATGGTCCTAGAGTGCCTGCGGCAGAACGGGCAGAAGTCAGCACAAAACAGCTGCTGATAATGCTGGGTAAGTACGTTGTTCCCCCTATGTCGTTAATTCTCGGCGTACTGGGGGCACTGTTTACCGGAGTAGCAACGGCCACGGAAGCATCTGCTATTGGTGTGTTTATCGCCTTCCTGCTTTTTTTGATCTTCGGCGACCGCAAGCTATCAACCTGTTACAACACACTGATTGAAGCTGGCAAAACCACAACGATGGTCATGTTAGTGCTTGTCGGGGCGACAGCATTTACCGGGGTATTCTCGATTGGCGGCGGAATGACCGTAATCAGCGACTTCGTGCTAGCGGTTCCAGGCGGTACTGTCGGTGCCTTGCTACTAATGCTGTTCCTGGTATTTATCCTCGGAATGTTCCTCGATTGGACCGGCATTGTGCTGCTTAGCTTCCCTATTATGCTGCCAATCATCTCGCAGATGGGTGTGGACGTACTGTGGTTCGTCGTCATGGTGGCGGTAGTACTGCAAACCTCCTTCTTAACGCCGCCTTTTGGCTATGCGCTGTTCTATTTGAAAGGGGTCGCACCACCGGGGGTCGAAATCGTCGACTTATATAAAGCCGTCGTGCCATTTGTGGCTATCATCCTTTTCGCCTGCATACTAATGGCCATTTTCCCTAGTTTGATTACGGGACTGCCAAGTTTGCTAGTGGGCTACCAGTGA
- a CDS encoding ABC transporter permease, whose protein sequence is MSTPARRSPSALLSGFASRISLSLNPWSIALFLIALVVALPIIVVLSHIFVPTEGVWQHLASTVLPRYLSNTFWLVLWVGIGTLIAGAGTAWLVVMCRFPGKRIFEWALLLPLAVPTYVIAYAYTDFFQVAGPLQSMLREWFDWRVGDYYFPNVRSLGGAATLITFVLYPYVYLLARASFLEQSVCVLDVGRTLGRGPWRLFASVALPLARPALVGGVSLVLMETLNEFGAVQFFGVDTFTTGIYRTWFGLGEPVAAAQLAACLLTFVIVLVLLERYSRGKRRYFHTTNRYQQLPEYQLRGWHAFGATLACLLPIVIGFLLPSGILLNMAIKTGDSLFGTRFVGFAINSLSLATIAALIAVGLAVLLSYGVRLNNSPSARFFTRIAAMGYAIPGSVVAVGILIPFAWLDNSLNMWLHEHYGKIIGLVFSGSAFILIYAYVVRFLAVSFNAVEASLGKVTPSMDAASRTLGQTAGGTLRHIHTPLMRSSLLAAGILVFVDVMKELPATIILRPFNFDTLAVRAHSLASDERLAEASTASLTIVVVGILPVILLSLAMRRARPGSQAE, encoded by the coding sequence GTGTCTACGCCAGCTCGCCGCTCACCATCGGCCCTGCTTTCAGGTTTTGCGTCACGCATTTCGCTATCGCTCAACCCTTGGTCAATCGCGCTTTTTTTGATCGCCCTTGTTGTCGCACTTCCTATTATCGTAGTCCTAAGCCATATTTTTGTGCCGACGGAAGGCGTTTGGCAGCACCTTGCAAGCACTGTGTTACCACGTTATCTCTCTAATACGTTCTGGCTGGTGCTATGGGTTGGCATTGGCACTCTGATTGCAGGTGCCGGGACTGCGTGGCTCGTAGTGATGTGCCGTTTTCCAGGCAAGCGAATATTTGAATGGGCGCTGCTGTTACCCCTGGCGGTACCGACGTATGTCATTGCCTATGCCTATACAGATTTTTTCCAGGTAGCAGGACCGCTGCAAAGCATGTTGCGTGAATGGTTTGACTGGCGAGTGGGCGATTACTATTTCCCCAATGTGCGCTCACTAGGCGGCGCGGCAACCCTGATTACCTTTGTGCTTTACCCATATGTATACCTGTTAGCTAGGGCTTCTTTTCTTGAGCAATCGGTCTGCGTGTTAGATGTTGGCCGTACCCTGGGGCGTGGCCCCTGGCGCTTGTTTGCCAGCGTAGCACTCCCCCTCGCCCGCCCGGCATTGGTGGGTGGCGTTTCACTGGTACTGATGGAGACACTTAACGAATTTGGCGCGGTGCAGTTTTTTGGTGTGGATACCTTCACCACGGGTATCTATCGCACATGGTTTGGCTTAGGTGAACCCGTAGCTGCCGCGCAGCTAGCCGCTTGCCTGCTGACCTTCGTCATTGTATTGGTTCTTCTAGAGCGCTATTCGCGGGGTAAACGGCGCTACTTCCATACCACTAACCGCTATCAGCAACTACCGGAATATCAGTTGCGTGGCTGGCATGCATTCGGGGCTACCCTGGCGTGTTTGCTCCCTATTGTTATCGGTTTTTTACTGCCCAGCGGCATTTTGCTCAATATGGCCATTAAAACGGGCGACAGCCTTTTCGGCACACGGTTTGTTGGCTTTGCTATAAATAGCTTAAGTCTGGCAACCATCGCCGCATTAATCGCTGTAGGGCTAGCCGTACTTCTGAGCTACGGGGTTAGGCTAAACAATTCACCAAGCGCACGATTTTTCACCCGCATCGCCGCAATGGGCTATGCCATTCCTGGCTCGGTGGTTGCCGTGGGCATCCTGATTCCGTTTGCTTGGCTTGATAACTCACTGAACATGTGGCTTCACGAACACTACGGAAAAATCATTGGCTTGGTGTTTAGCGGTTCAGCGTTTATTTTGATTTACGCTTATGTCGTACGCTTTTTGGCCGTTTCGTTCAATGCGGTAGAAGCAAGCCTTGGCAAAGTAACGCCCAGCATGGATGCCGCATCGCGCACCTTGGGCCAAACCGCTGGTGGTACACTACGCCATATTCATACGCCGCTGATGCGTAGCAGCCTCCTAGCAGCAGGGATTCTGGTATTTGTCGATGTGATGAAAGAGTTGCCTGCCACGATCATCTTGCGCCCCTTCAACTTTGACACGCTGGCAGTACGCGCTCACAGCCTTGCCTCAGATGAACGCTTGGCTGAAGCTTCAACTGCCTCTCTGACCATTGTGGTAGTCGGCATCTTACCCGTGATTTTACTCAGCTTGGCAATGCGCCGGGCGCGCCCTGGCAGCCAAGCTGAGTAG